A region of Haloplanus sp. XH21 DNA encodes the following proteins:
- a CDS encoding VanZ family protein — MAAWRGLASGATRRRWLFVGAMLGALLVASVVRPPGAESAATGWLPPSAWFHAAGYAGVTLVLSYALRAARDDWRRLLGAFACATVVGAGIELVQMGLPYRTFSVGDVLVNAAGAALAVVGWRLGGPRSDPSER; from the coding sequence ATGGCAGCGTGGCGCGGTCTCGCCTCGGGGGCGACGCGACGCCGGTGGCTGTTCGTCGGCGCGATGCTCGGCGCGCTCCTCGTGGCGTCGGTCGTCCGACCACCGGGAGCCGAGTCGGCGGCGACGGGGTGGCTCCCACCGTCTGCGTGGTTCCACGCGGCCGGCTACGCCGGGGTGACGCTCGTACTGTCGTACGCGCTTCGAGCTGCTCGCGACGACTGGCGACGGCTTCTGGGCGCGTTCGCGTGTGCGACGGTCGTCGGGGCGGGAATCGAACTGGTGCAGATGGGGCTTCCCTACCGCACGTTCAGTGTCGGCGACGTACTCGTCAACGCGGCCGGGGCGGCGCTCGCGGTGGTCGGCTGGCGACTGGGCGGGCCCCGAAGTGACCCGTCGGAGCGGTGA